The segment TCAAGGACAGGTAAAGACCAGCCTCTGCGTGGTCATACAAAAAATCTACCCAAGAAATCCATCCTCTGCTTGAGCTGGGCTGGGTCTGATCCTACTGATGAGAATGAGATGCTCTTCACCCTCTTTGCCATCCCCTCTAGCCTCAAGTTCTATCAGATGCTTGGTCCTCGTGGGTCTGGAGAAGATGCTGGCTCTGGAGAGAAAGGGGCAGTGCCCAATGCAGGTGAAGTGCTGGGCCAGCCCCAGGTGTTCTCCCATTGGTTTTTCCCCACTTCCTCCCCATTTTGTTGTCTTGGGTTAATTCTCAGGTGCGATATTTTGACACCAGAATTTCCTGCACACACAGGAGGCCGCTCAGGCACTTTGCTGTGCACATTTCCATAGGCGCACACACTTCCACCCTGGGTTTATTCCAGGGACTTTAACCCCCTGTCATTGGGATGGGTTGAAGTTTCCTCCCTGAGGAATTAAGAGAGTAAATTCCCAGCCTTGACAAGCCCTTTAGAACAGCAGCGAGTTCAGGTGATgggtgaagaaaataaagatttacAATTGTTTTCCTTGGCTTCCCCTGCCGGTTGTTCTGTTCCCTGAAGGCACGTGACTCCCGGGCTTCATTTGCTTCCTGGGAATGAGCTCAGCTCGGGAATTTCGGGGTGGTCACAGGCAGCGGCAGAGCCCGAGCCCAGCAGATGGCAGCAGGTAGTgatgctgggcacagctccgGGCACAGCTCCGGGAGCATCCCAGCGCTTTTCTGGACAATTTAGGAGCTGATAGTAACGCTCTGCCATCCTCCCCCTCGCCAGGGAACGAGACCTCCTCTCACATCTCCTGCCTCATCCGTTTTGCTTCCTCACAAACCACAAAATTCCTATGGACAGGCAGCGTCTTGGGTGGGAAATAAACCCAGATAACCTCGTGTCCAGTGTTGGAGTGTGAGCCTTCCCCTGTGTTTCAGAACACAGCTTTACACCCCGGCTCCTGGAGGATTTCAGTGTTCGTACCCTCTATGACAAGCTGGAGGATCAGAATTTGCACCTGGCCTCTCAGCTGGCAAAGCACAGGATGGACGTGCTGGTGTTCCATAACGGGATCAGCCAGCGGATCCAGAGCCTCATGGTCAGTGGGAAGGGGCATTTGAGGGAAGCAAGGCTTGGAACCATGAAATTGTCAGATAAATGGTTGCCCTGAAGTTGAAGTTTGTTGAGGGATGGGTATTACTGCTTTCAGTACTTTATTTTGgcataaaataacttttttttatatgGTTTTGTATGAGGGGCTGAATGTGGAGTGGGTAGATTCTGGGGTTTGCAAAATATaacactgctgctttctgtgaaCAGGACACAGTGCAAGCTCTGGACTGGGAAGCCCTGAAAACCTTTTCCAGGCAAGAGAACTGTGGGCAGAaacctgcagagcagagctgggcagcagtCGGTGCTGAGCTGTGGGACGGACATGGGAATTTAACAGGTGAGAGGCCCGGGGTGCAGAGCCAGGGACAAGTGCACtgtgagggcagcagcagcagtgaagggGCTAAAAAAAGACCTGACTCATACCTACGAGAGAATCCAGAAAATTGTGTCTCCCAGGCTTGTTCTGCAAGAGCTGACAGCCTGTCTGCACCTGAGCTCAGCGAGAGGAGAGGTCTGGCAGCTCCGGGAGGGGTGAGCACGGAGTTATCTGGAAATGTTGTTCGAAATGAGGCATCCTGAGAAATTTCCAAAGAAAGGCCCCTGCTCTTGGTGCTGTTCTGGGTTTAGTCACAGTTTTCCAAGTGGTTCTGGGGAATCCCATTGGAATTTGTTGCTGGGTTCATTAGGTgccccatggcaggaggtgacagAGTTAATGAGGGCTCTGGAAGGGCTGCTTGGGAACACTCCTGACAGGAACAGAGCTGCGAATCCAGAGACGGAGCTCGAGATCCAAGCACaggctgcagtgggagctgtaccctccctgcacagcctgaccagtgaaaataaatcagaaggGCAGGTGAGCTGCAGGTGTCTGCTTTGGGGCCTTCTCTCACCTTTCTGGgagtttttccatttctttaacTTTGGGTCCATTTTATCCCACAGGATCCTGAGCTGCCTCAGCTTTGGGAGCTCTTCAGCACGAAAGATGCTTtttccagcctccctgggcatGAAGAGCATGGTGAGGGCAGTGCCACAGCTGGGAGGTGCTTCCAGAGGTGGCAGTAGGAGGCTGAGTGTGTGCTAAGAGGGTAAAAAGGGGTGTCTGTGTTTGCTAACAGAGCAAATGCAGAATTACTTTTCCCTATTTACGCTATTTTTTACTTCCacgtaatttttttcttttgctgaggTGGCAGCTCAGGACAGCCACTTCTGCCTCTTCTATCCCTCTGTCAAGGAGTTTCCATCCCTTTCCATCCTTCTCTGTAGGAGAGAAGTCAGGGAATTTCCATCCCTTCAGACCCTGCACACCTTTATATTAAGTGACACCTGTAGGGAAGAGTCTGGGTGCCATTATAATAATTGAATGCTGAAATGGGGAGGCCAGGAAGATTCTATACCATCATTCTGTGATCCTCACAGCCTTCCCTCTGCCCAGGACAATATTTCCTTCTCGCAGCCGTGAAGAGCCTCTTCCTTTAGGCTTAAAAATGCCCCTGTTTGTTCCAGGTTTGGATCTCCAGTTGGTTTATCTGACTGAGCTGGAGGTGGAGGGCCTGGTGGCAGCTTCCCCCCTTGCCAAGACCCTGTGTGAGATCAAGGAAGCTTTGATGAATCTCCAGCAACCCTCAGCCCTTGGTAATTCATCTGTTTTTCCCTCTTGTGTGCTGGTTTAGAGCAGTAACTAAACCAGGAGTTAAAACAAGCAggatttcttctgaaatgaagattttcctccagcagctgctgaatttTTTAGGCTGTGACGCTCAGAGTTTGAAATTAATAACGGTGTGGGTTTGGTGTAATTATGGGAGGAtcatttgcattattttgcaATTCAGATGCAGTGGATTTGCAAAGGCCTGGATCTGCCTGGATCCTGCAGCGCCTGGGCAGTGCTCAGGGCTGGCTGTAGGGCCTGTCCTGGGTTATTCCCATCAGATTTGGCTGCAGTGGTGGCTCTTGGTCTCCTCTGAATTTGtgcttttattctgaatttctcCAACAGACAGCAAACACCAAACCAGCCTGGGGAGCTCAGCCTTGTTCTGACTGCTGGATTCCTGGGAtgaagctctgctgctggaataAAGAGGAGCTGCATTGCTCAGAGCATTGGAGGGACAGAAGCAGGAATATCTCATGTTCTGCACTGTAAAATAGCCACCAACTCACTTCCTGGAGGAGCTGAACTTCTCCTGGGCAATGGATAAAGTTggactggggagggagggggtgtctgggacagagcagctttACCTGAGGTATCAGAACagacatttatttaattaagGATGTATTTGGTCAAATATGGGATGAGTAATCCATATTCTTTTTGCTTaaccttgaaatattttcacatttgcCGTGGATTATCAGTAATTTGGAGGCTGAAGTCCTTGGTGTTGCTAATTTCATGTTTTAGTTGTTAAGTCAATAAAGCAATAAACAGAAAGACCACAGGTGGCATAAGAACCTCGATTTACCAATGTGCTCTGTACAGCCTTTCTGATCTCTGATGTGAAGGATATTTGTGAGTTTTTCAAGCATTTTAGAGCCATCCTTTCAAGCCTTGCCCAGCACCCCGACATGGCCTGTGCATGTTTTAAATACACCCAGTAAGTTCTGCTGGCAGAGACCTCAAAGGTCTCtacaaatgtgatttttctgagCAAAGATACACTGAACTATTCCTGAAGGGATAGCTGCTGGTGTCCAGTGCTCTGGGAGCctgattttcaatttttaaacatCCCCCTTGCCATTCTGCTTCCCTTGTCCTGTCTGTGtgagagcagggctgtgaggaGGGAAAGGTTTCCATGGAACAGGAGCAGAATCCCCTGCACAGCATTCCTGATCTCCAGGGAAAGGGCAGCAACACAAGATTTGAGCCAGCACAGTCCCTTGGCAACCCCCCCAGGGAGgctccagccagcagcaaagccaATTCTCCTCTCATTGTGGTATTTACTGATTTGTTTACATGTGCACAGCTTGGTGAGCCCACTCCTTCCTGGTTCCTAGGCACAAAGCTGTGTTTGCTCCTTGCATAACCCCTGTGGGTGCTCAGAGAGTGAGACTGGGGTGCCCAGGAGCCGGGACAGGAGCTCTCAGCGTTGCTTCCGCTGCTGGATCCAGAGGAACTGCAGGATTTTGCCACTCCCGTTGTTGGTTCCATGTTTTTCGAGCTTGCTCCCAAAACCAAAAGGTTTGTTCAACTTCCTTTGCAGATCCACCCTGGGAGAATTTCGGGGCTTCCTGGCAGCTCAAAGGGATTTTGTGGATATGGGAACGGGCAGGCAAACACTGCAAAACCCCTGCAGGTCTCTGTGGTTGCCTGTTGGGGAATGTGGCAGTGAAAAAACCAtcattgctttgttttttaggTTTTCAGCAGATATGTTCATAACAGTCCTCCATGGAGGTAAGAATCTCCCTGATATCCACAGGGAAACCTGGTCGCCAACGGTGACAAAGTTATCTCTGTGAGTTGTGGCTCCAGATCCTATTTGTAAAAGGCAGGGTGGAAGGCAGCTGTAAATAAATTATGTCAAACTTTTGTTGTAGCAATATTTCAATGAGTAaattggtttgttttaaatcaaACCAAAGATAGGCATGTGGAATTTTGCtggaaatttccttttttccccaatgtGGTTTTCTTAACTTCAGTTGTAAGTAAAAAATTCAGAgtctcaaaatattttgggtggggtttttcctcAAAAACCCAAAGGATATCCATGCAGAAACCAGCGTTTCCCAGAGTTTCTGTTAACAGTTCCTTGAAAAGAACTAATAAAGAGAGGAGTGGTGCAACCATTGGGTTTATTGCACTTGTGAAGTATTTGCTGCTGACAGCTCATTTTCCAGTGTTCTGGAACCTCCTGAAGGCCCAGCAGAGTCTGGAGTAGCAGTGAAATTCCCTCAGATCAGGAGCGTTCCCTGGGACTGCTGATAAGAGAGATCGAGTGCAGGGTCAATTAATTTGGCATTTGGAGAAGGGTCACGGGTTTTCCTTTGGTTTCTTTGAGTTGTGCCTCTCTTGACAGAGAATGAAAAGGCCCTTTTCAACATCAACTGCAAAGTTCAGCCTCTCCTGGACAGCATCAAGcactgctgtggctgtgagGAGGGAGGTAGGGCTGGGTTCCCTGGGGAGGGAGCTCTGGGGTGTGaaatgagctgctgctggttctGTGCTCACTCTGAAGATGTTGTCCAACCTCCCAGAGCCAGGGAGTGCTCCCAGTGGTGCTTGTGGCACTTAGAGGCTCCCCCTGGGTATTCCAGATAAAGAGTTTTAAAGGCTGTGAGAAGAAAAAGTTCATTAAAAACACCTAATGAAAGTGTCCCTCTGAAGAGAACTTCCAGTGAGGATATTCTGAGGCGGTCAATGAAAATGCTGCCAGAGTTTGGGCGTTTTTCAGACGTGGGTCAGTCACTCTGTATGGCTGAGACACATCTCACTGTGTTACTTCGGAGCACCCTGACCCAGCTTTGTGGGTTTTGCAGACGAAATCGAGTTGGCAGATGAGCATGGCCAGGTGAAGAATTTGCTCCAGCACCAGGAGCACTACGggtggcagctcctgcaggagagggaGCTCTGTGTCCTCCTCAAAGTCACACGTAGGTCAACATGCCAATCTCTGCACTGGAAACACTTTTATTGCCTTTGTAAATAAAGAAATGCCCCCAcagaggggaaggtgggaagtTACTGAAGAGGATTTGTGTCCTGGGTTCCCAATCTGAGGCCCTGAGCATCCTTAGCTCCACTCAGGACCTGATGCTGTTGAACACTTCCTGAAGAAAGAGCCAGCACCAGAACCTGAGCTCTGAAATCAAGGCTGGGTTTGAAAATGCTCTGGTAGAAGTCAAGATTGCCTCCACCCAGGGCAGAAATCTCCTGATAGTCCCACTTCCACCACCAGGAAAAGTTGTTTTGAAAGTTTCTGGCTTTAACACTGTGTTTTTATCCCTCACAGGACAAGAAGGTTCCCAAGAAGCTGTTTTTACACCACTGCTGAAAAACCAGAGCATTgtcaccccaaaattcctggGTATGAgtctgaaataaatgtttccatAACCTTGTTCTCAAACATGAGGGGAGGGAACAGCCTGTTAGTTGTGCTCCTGTGGGAGGAATAAAAGGCTGAAGTAAAGACGTTTTTAATTTATAGCCAAAAGGAGAAATCTTTATTTCCAGAATTAAAAACTGAgttaagaagaaaatgcttcttAATGCCTCCCCATTGTGTGTGAAgtcctggagctgtgggtggCATGGTGTGAACCACAGAAACACAAGAATTACATTGGATTTCCCCTTTCAGCtactctttctcttctccctgcagCTAAACTGGGGAAGTCAGAGGATTCCAAAGTGTCACTGGCCAGAGGGAAAACCAGAAACTACGGCAAAAAAGCCAACTTGCTTTTGGAAGCTCCATCCACAGCAGGTGAGCTCCTGACCTCGGTGAAATCAGTGCTTCCGTTTTCTTCCCCAGAACCTGCCCGTGAGTGTTTTGTGTTTCTCCCACAGGTAAAAAGAGTCAACCACAAGGCAGCAAGAATAAAACTCTGGGATCCACTTCCAAAGGAACTGGGAAACACTGATAATGCCAGATGGAAGGAGTGCTTGGAACTGAGCTTGGAGGCTTGTTGGGTTATGCCATGGTGATACACTGAATTTACTGGGCTGTTGGCAGAACCCTGAGACAGCCAATGCCTCAGTTCTGAGATAATGATCTCACTGACCCAGTGCAGCAGGAAACCAGTCTGGAGGCAGGAATATTCCTGGTAAATTCACCTTGATCCTCACAGACATGGGGCTTGTCTGGTGGATCACGAAcactggcagctgcagccccagttTGGCTTACCTTTAACACGGCAGTTCTATTTCTGGGATCGCTGAAGTGTTCAATTAACAAGTTCATAGTGCTTTTATCTTTTACCTCACCAGTTTCTCCAATTCACTTTATAACTCCTGAGATAGCTCCTATCTTCATGGGATGGACCCTGGCCCAGCTCTCACAGACCTGTTGATTCATCAGTCCTGCTGatttgctgtgctgggcacttgAATATCCACCAGCATTAGGAACATGTGTACAACTGTGTGTAAAAATGCACATCATCATGCAAAACCTATAGATAAACCTTTCTTCCTCAAggcttttcctgaaaaaataaaacaagctgtAAAACCTAATTACTGAGGGCATAGATTTTCTGTCTACATCACCCAGGTGTTCACTGATCTCAGAAATATTCACAATTTTAAAGTCACAGAACTGagttttctgcagctcttttgTTGCTGCATTTTGTTCAATTTTGAATTGAACAAAAACATctccaaaatgtattttttaattgtggTACCCAAATAAGCAAAGGGCTGTAGGGATTTCCCAGTAAGATCCCCATGCTTGTGGCCATAGAGTGAAGATTCCCTGTGTTTGTTTACGTGAAAATTACGTGACAATTGTGGAAGTTTTTAGCTGTTCATGTCCTGGGAAAGTGGTGTCCATATTTTATACAAGGAGAAGAAATTAAGCAGGACAAAATCTTTCTTAAGTCAGGTTTTCAGTCCAGTCATTAGAAGGACGGGAAGAAACACAAATTGAGGAAGGAGAAACTTGGTTTTCCTTGTTGCCTTGTGCTGGTTGGGAGCATTAGACCCTGAAAAAGTGAGGTCTGGAAATTCCACTTTTATCCACCACAAGCAACAGGCCTTGATCCCCAATCTCCCCCTTGCCCATCTGTCAGCCAGTGCAAGTTCTGACAAATCAAAGCCCAAAAATACCACAAAATCTGCACTGCTCCCTGGGAGAAATCTGCTGCAGCCCATCACTTCTCCACCTCCAGAGCCACAGAGCAAACAAGCCTTCCTCCCGTCCTTCCCAACCCACACCTGCAGGAGCCAGACTGGCAGAAAAGCTGCCACTAAACCCATTTCTTGGCAAGGCAAACACAGATAAGGTGGAGAAGGTTTTCCATGTGCCCAGCTCTTCCTGAATTCCTCTGGAGAGCCCAAAGAGTTGAGTCTGGCCTTTGCAAGCGGCGCCAGGGAGGTGTGAGCTGATAATGGGGCTGTGGTCAACAAGGAAGTCCACGTGTGGTGTGTGGGTCAAAGGCTTCCTGGAGCTCTGGTCAGGCCCTTTTGAGTAACTAAATTGTTTTCCAAAAGCCTGGAGCACTGAGCTCTCCAGGATCCAGGTGTGAGGTGAAGGGCAGGAAGGGCGAATGGCCACAGCCCTCGATAACCTGGGCTGACAGAGGGGCATGGGCTCAGCGAAGACGCCAGGGGAGGGATCATGAGGAAAAGGGGCAGAAGTTGGGAACTGGAGCTGAAAAAAGACATGGCTCACTCTTATCAAGCGCTGCTGGGAAGCTGGGTTTACTCCACGTGCAGGAAATTTTGATATATGTTGCTATAAATGAGGTCAGGACctgtggggtttctttttttttggtcatgtCAGAGGAGCcagagttttttttttctcctgtagcCAAAGGAGGGTTGCAAGCTCTGTAAACACTCCTTGATCTCTTTCCtggggaaataattttaaatttaagatGTAGATGTTATTGGATCCAGAGTAAGTCCATCAGCAAATGTTTCCCATCAATGATTTACCACCCTGAGGAGCTTCACTGCAGCGTATCTACCTGTGTTTTGTAGGTCACCAGTAACTACGAACCAGGAACATTTTGTACTGTTATAAATCCTTTCCTTACCTTGGCTTCTCCAGCTGTTCTCAGCAAACTGCAGCTTCAAACCCCTCAGCTGAGCTCAGAAATAAAGTATATGTGCAGGGAATCACCTCTCTTGCGTTTTATTCTTTTgtggccttttttattttttacttcctgACACATTCACCTTCTGCACTGGGGGGAAATTTGAGGCTGGGTTGTGGAGATCCTGCACTCAAGGAGAAATTCACCTTGTGGAGGGGTTTAATCTCAGCAACgagctggagccagcagctctttccCCTGAGTTGTTCTTCAACCTCTCCAGGTGGTGCtggggggaaggaaagaaaactgtcAAGAAATCCCAGTTGCAGCTGGGAACTGGGAGATCTGTCTTGGGAACATTCTGTGTGCTCAGGAGGGAATGAACTCTCCTCCAAAGCCGCTCAGAGGTGACAGAAGCACGGGGTCATTCAAACCTAACCTGGCAGAGCTGGTTTGGACCCTTGGGAATTTAGAGCCAAATTCCTTTCAGCCACTGGGAAGAGACTGGTTctggccagggctgtgctgctcccagcttggcCAAGATTTAAAGCACAGAGAGCTCTCTGTCCTTCCCAGAATGACTGAGCTGGACACCTGAAATGTAATAATGACTTAACATCATCGCACCTCTGACCTCACCCCGGGACCTGCAcctgggaagagggaagctgCTCCAAGGTGCTGCTCTCTCTGGTTCTGCTGCTAAAGCTGTCCATGGAACTGGTGGAAAATGGGAGCTGAGGTTGTTTGGACTGCTGGCACAGGTCTGGGCTCTTTCCACACCTGGTTTTTAGGTGAATGGAGCCAGCTGACAGCATTACGTCACCGTGGCTCCAAAGCTGGCAGGGATTCAGCGCCGGAAAACACGAGCTCCTCAGGGTCATCCGTGTCCCTGCCAGCACATCCAGTGACTCTCTGTGTGACAGCGTTGTAACTCTCAGAACTCATACAAAAGCTGTTTTATCCCTTCCAGGTCACAGGTGCCTCCTTTATGTACCAGGCAGACACGGATCAAACTTCCTGCTGTAAAATCCCTGTCTGGACTTGAGTTATCACCACTTACAACCCCATAGGAAATGACATTTAAAGTGTGCTTTGCCCTTGAGTCTCTCATTTGGGATTACTTTATTTGTTGGGAAAACATGGGGGAAAAGATGGTTTTACTGGATGGATTTGGTTTGCCAGGGACAGTGAAGATGGTGGAAACTATCAAATTAGATGCAAGGGAAGCACCTAAATGGCTGAAATGTAGGAATTGGCAGCTTTAGACTGGAATAATGTGAAAGGCTGCCCCTGTGCTGCcctttttgtgctgttttagTGGTTTTTGGTTAAAGCAGTGACCTGACTCTCGTACTCCTTGTGACCAGGAGAGTTTGCAAAAGCTTTTGCTGTCTCCAGGTTGTTTTctgcaaggttttgatgtgatCTCTGTGTCCTGGTGCCCTGCACCTCTTGGCCCAGCCTGCCACTGCTTTGGCTCCCACCCTGGTCAGTCTTGTGCTCACATTTCTTGTCTCACACACTGAAATTCTCACTAACCAGCCtttcctgcaagaaaagagaaggctgcaGGGAACCAGTGCTGCAGgcatctttaaaaatagcagtctgtgtgtttttcttcccctttctgtcACATAACCAGAGCTTCTGCCTGGCTGCTCgctcctgccagccctccctgcaggcagggagcagaacccagctcAGAATCCTCcgcagagctctgctgggagtGGTCTCAGCTTTAACTCTCCCCCTTCCCCGCCTCCCTGGCAccactttttccccccaggagAAGTAAGAGCAGTTTCTTGAAGCTATTGGGCTTTCTGCTTCAGGGGAATTCCCTGTTGTGGATCTAAGTTACTCCCTTACTCAACatattctggtttttatttgcgCAGAACTTCTGCTGACCTGTTCCACACAGCCCATGTGCTCACACCCCTCTGGATTCCTTCCTCTGTCCCCCtttctccccatcccagagctgccaggatgATGCTGAATGCATTTTATGCTTTATTTAGGATTCACACGTCAGGACTGTTGCTGTTTAAGTGCTCACTCCGATTTACAAACCTCTCAGGAAATCATTGAGATTGTGACTTTACACCTGGATAGGTTTCACTGCTCCACCAGAAATCCTGCtctgggagaggggagcagcCTCACAGGACTCCAGGCCTGGCCAGAGTAGCAATTTCTGCTTTAGGAGCAAGATTTGCACAGAACAATGTGGTTTTTCCTGTAGTTTCTCAGTTGCACAGCCCCAaaagttgtctttttttccagttttacaAGAGCGGTGGCTGGAGAAGCATGGAGAACATGCAGGGCTGGAATGGCTGAAGAAatcagagcttggaaaaataaataatgcaaccacttccaatatttttattgtcaaGATAGTTTAAGATTAGGACGTTTCTtgcctgctggcagcaggtgactgataaaatactttttattttatcccCTTGAGCCTGGAATGGGATTGGGTTCTTGATCTAACAGTGGGGTTCCACTGTGATGTATGAAAGGGCCAGTTATAgggtttttggggtgaaatTTGGAGGGACAGTGGCTCAGCAATAAACTGAGCTGTGTGTGGAGCTGAAGGCCCTACTATTTCTATCAGAGCTGTTACAAActctggggtttttgggttttttgtgtgttcagTTCAGCTGGACAGACCCCAGGTGTGGTGCCAGCACCAGGGCTTGGTGCCCTGCAGGGCAGAGATTTCACAGCTTTCCAGGCCACTTCCTTTGGCAGGGAAATCTGTTaccatttttacattttttatcttttctgccTATTTTGCACCTCACTACACCTTCCTTGTCCTGAAGAATATTTATTCCATTCCCCCTGGCAACAGGAAAAACTTCTCCTTTAGGGCTGCTGAGTCTTGCTGGTGCCAGAATTCTGATTTTGGGcttgcaggcagctgcaggggtTGTGTTCTAGCAGGGAGTTAAACAGAATTAGAGGCTGAATTTGCTCACTGCCCATCTCTGCAGCCCTTGCTGCTCTTTGGGGATGGCTTTGGTGTTCTGCCCCCTCCTCCCGCGAAGGTTTTTGTATCTGGTATGAAATTTCCAGTTAACCTGGAGGGTTTAGGAggataaatactgaaatatgtCTGTTCCAAAGGGTGTTCATTTAGGGAAACGAGGCACAGGGGCTTGTCAGAGTGAGGGGCTGGAAGACACAGGTACCTCCTGGCTGGGATGGGCAGGACAGGCCACCCAAACTGGGCACAGCTTCTTAAACCTTCAGAAGCTGTGCTCCTAAACCCCCTCTCATAGATACCTGGTTATTTTTCAAGACCATTACGgttcttttaggaaaaaaacccaattttttttcttgttcattttAGATTTTTGCTTGGAGTTTTCGTGAAACACAGAAGGAATCAGTCTTCCAAATCTTTTCAGAGTCATCACCTGCTGCAATTCATTTTCCAGTTAAAGGGGTGttagttaaaaagaaatattggtGGTTTAGAGTAGGTTGTTAAATAAAAGACAGTTCTAGAAGaggttttttgctggttttgtatGGGTCTTCTAGGATAAAATCATGTTTGTCCTTAAGCGCAACATATTTTATTGCTCTCCTGGGTATTCTCCTTGAAATTCCTAGGCAAACATCCCAAGGGTTTTCAGCAGCACCAAACCAGCTGGAAGTGATTCCAGCTGAGCTCTGTTTCCTAAATAGCATTTCAGAAATGTGAGCATTTAAATGCTGCCAAATGAGTTTGGAAGATTGCATCTCCCAGGTTACAGAACGTAactgtgctgctctgaggaTTGTGGTCAACCCAGGGAACCTGCTGGGGGTAAATATCTGGAATTTCTGTGTTCATGTGGGTTTCATTCATGGCCTCATATTTTGCACCTTCAAATTAAAAC is part of the Corvus hawaiiensis isolate bCorHaw1 chromosome 25, bCorHaw1.pri.cur, whole genome shotgun sequence genome and harbors:
- the C25HXorf65 gene encoding uncharacterized protein CXorf65 homolog isoform X2; translation: MFFELAPKTKRFSADMFITVLHGDEIELADEHGQVKNLLQHQEHYGWQLLQERELCVLLKVTRQEGSQEAVFTPLLKNQSIVTPKFLAKLGKSEDSKVSLARGKTRNYGKKANLLLEAPSTAGKKSQPQGSKNKTLGSTSKGTGKH
- the C25HXorf65 gene encoding uncharacterized protein CXorf65 homolog isoform X1, coding for MFFELAPKTKRFSADMFITVLHGENEKALFNINCKVQPLLDSIKHCCGCEEGDEIELADEHGQVKNLLQHQEHYGWQLLQERELCVLLKVTRQEGSQEAVFTPLLKNQSIVTPKFLAKLGKSEDSKVSLARGKTRNYGKKANLLLEAPSTAGKKSQPQGSKNKTLGSTSKGTGKH